In a single window of the Elaeis guineensis isolate ETL-2024a chromosome 6, EG11, whole genome shotgun sequence genome:
- the LOC140858442 gene encoding cytochrome b561 and DOMON domain-containing protein At3g61750-like produces MGRGFLALILALGAAIGAARAQSCEEDLPAALTNYSGLACTPVWNNFILRYSKDQDDVLSIVLSTTYATGWVGMGFSKDGMMVGSSAMVGWMGKTGIPHIEQYYLGGKSSSEVKLNQGQLLTTSIQPTVVVQKAKIYIAFQLKFSAPITQQKLLFALGTKIPVNKRLTIHDDKTSISFDFSAGTSSAPSSYPSTLKRTHGALAIFGWGVLLPIGAIVARYCRQWDPLWYYLHVVIQFIGFVFGLAAVVAGVALYDKLHANVTAHRGIGIFVLVLGILQVIAFFLRPGKDSKIRKYWNWYHQWAGRLALFFAAVNIVLGIKVGGAGSSWKIGYGFNLAILLIASIVLEVLLWTRWSKRSAAYPTY; encoded by the exons ATGGGGCGTGGCTTCCTTGCTCTAATTCTCGCCCTCGGGGCCGCCATCGGAGCTGCCCGTGCGCAGAGCTGTGAGGAAGACCTCCCTGCCGCCCTCACCAATTATTCCGGCCTCGCCTGCACTCCCGTCTGGAATAATTTTATCCTCAGG TACTCCAAGGACCAAGACGATGTTTTGAGCATTGTCCTATCTACTACATATGCCACTGGGTGGGTCGGGATGGGATTCTCAAAGGATGGAATGATGGTTGGCTCCAGCGCAATGGTGGGTTGGATGGGCAAGACCGGCATACCTCACATCGAACAATACTATTTAGGTGGAAAGTCTAGTTCAGAAGTCAAATTAAACCAGGGACAGTTGCTGACTACCTCCATTCAACCTACAGTAGTTGTTCAGAAGGCCAAAATCTACAtagcatttcaattgaaattttCAGCTCCTATTACTCAGCAGAAACTTCTGTTCGCTCTTGGGACGAAAATTCCAGTCAATAAGCGCCTAACAATACATGATGATAAGACATCTATTTCCTTTGACTTCTCAGCAG GTACTTCCTCTGCTCCTTCTTCTTATCCATCCACTCTGAAAAGGACCCATGGAGCACTAGCTATATTTGGGTGGGGTGTGCTCTTACCTATAGGAGCCATTGTTGCAAGATACTGCAGGCAGTGGGATCCATTATGGTATTACCTTCATGTGGTCATTCAATTTATTGGTTTTGTATTTGGTCTTGCGGCTGTGGTGGCTGGAGTCGCACTATATGACAAACTGCATGCAAATGTCACTGCACACAGGGGCATTGGCATTTTTGTCCTTGTGCTGGGTATTCTTCAG GTGATAGCATTTTTTCTACGACCCGGTAAGGACTCCAAAATCCGCAAATACTGGAACTGGTACCACCAGTGGGCTGGAAGGCTTGCACTCTTTTTTGCAGCAGTTAATATCGTTCTTGGGATTAAAGTTGGAGGTGCGGGGAGTTCCTGGAAAATTGGTTATGGTTTCAATCTTGCTATCCTGCTAATAGCATCCATCGTTCTGGAAGTCCTCTTGTGGACAAGATGGTCCAAGAGATCCGCGGCTTATCCAACATATTAG